The window CCCTCGAAGCTGTGACCCGGGTTGAGTTTGGTCAGGTGCCGCTCTGGCAACCCATGGAAACTCAGCAACAGATGATCGTAATCCTGTTGCAGATACGGTTTGGCCGTGGCCACCAAGGCGTCGAGGTATTCCGGCTGATCGTAGAACGGCTGGAGTACCGACAATTGCACATCGAGTTTTTTCTCGCGCACGACGCGCCTGGCTTCTTCGATCACCGTCGTGGTGGTGCTGTCGGCAAACTGCGGATAAAGCGGCGCCAGCGTGATGCGTTTGTTACCCGCCGCCACCAGACACAGCAGCGACGACTCAATGGACGGCTCGCCGTAACGCATCGCCAGCTCTACAGGCCCGTGCTTCCATTGTGAGGTCATGGCCTGTTGCAGGCGGCGACTCAGCACCACCAGCGGCGAGCCCTCCTCCCACCAGATCGAGGCATAGGCATGGGCCGACTGCTTGGGACGGTTGACCAGGATCAACGACACCAGCAGACGCCGCACCGGCCATGGCAGGTCGATCACGTACGGGTCCATCAGAAACTGATTGAGGTAGCTGCGCACATCCGCCACCGAGGTGGAGGCAGGAGAGCCCAGGTTGACCAGAAGCAACGCGTGATCGGTCATGCAACGTCCTATTTCAAAGGCGGCTGGACAGGTCGTCCAGGGCCGCGCGCAAATCAGTGAACTGGAAAGTGAATCCTGCCTGGAGCAAGCGCGCCGGCATGGCCCGTTGGCCACCCAGCAGCAACAACGACAACTCGCCCAGACCGACCTTCAACGCAAAGGCCGGCATCGGCATGAACGCCGGGCGGTGCAAAACGCTGCCCAGGGTTTTGGCAAACTCGCGGTTGCGCACCGGCTTCGGTGCGCAGGCATTATATGGACCGACGGCTTCATTGCGATGCAGAAGAAAATCAATCAGGGCGATTTGATCGTTGATATGGATCCACGGCATCCACTGCCGACCATTGCCAATCGGCCCGCCCAGCCCCAGTTTGAACGGCAGCAGCAGGCGCGACAAAAAGCCGCCCTCGGCCGACAACACCAACCCGGTGCGGATGAGGATCACGCGAATGCCCAAAGCTTCGGCACGCTGTGCAGTCTCTTCCCAGGCGATGCACAACTGGCTGGCGAAATCGTCGATCACCGGGGGCGAATCCTCGGTCAGCTCACGTTCACCACCATCGCCGTACCAACCGACCGCCGACCCGGAAATCAGAATCTGCGGTTTTTGCTCACGGCTTTCGAGCCAGGCGAGCAAAGTTTCGGTCAGGGTGATGCGGCTGCTCCACAACAAGGCTTTGCGCTTGTGCGTCCACAGTCGGTCGGCAATAGGCGCGCCAGCCAGGTTGATAATGGCATCGACCGGCTCCTGTCCGATGTCCTCTAGCCGGGCAATGCCTCGCACCTGAGCGCCGCAGACTTTGGTGACTTTTGCCGGCGTGCGACTCCAGACTGTGAGGCGATGGGCCTGACTCAACCAGTGTCGGCAGAGCTGACGTCCTATCAAACCAGTACCGCCGGTCAGCAATATGTGCATGACTTCTTCCTCGCGTGGCGTTTTACCCTGATGACTAGTCTATTTTTATAAGCAAGGGATCTTTGATATCGGGCAGGCTCTGTGTTTAACAATAGGCCAAGCTGTCGGAACGAGAACGCTAAAAGTTATACCAAAAAACAATATTGTACAGGTTTCAACCCCGGCGTAGTCTGTACAGAAAGGTAAACGAGGCCCTTATGACTGTACCTATCGCAATCATCGGCACCGGCATCGCCGGACTCTCAGCCGCACAAGCCCTGACTGAGCTGGGGCATGTCGTGCAACTTTTTGACAAAAGCCGCGGCAGTGGCGGACGCATGTCGAGCAAGCGCAGCGATGCGGGAGCGCTGGACATGGGCGCGCAATATTTCACCGCCCGCGACCGCCGCTTCGTCACCGAAGTCCAGCGCTGGCAAGCCAACGGCTGGGTGGCCGAATGGACGCCGCAGCTGTACACCTTCCATGGTGGCCAACTCAGCCTGTCGCCGGACGAACAGACCCGTTGGGTCGGTACGCCGCGCATGAGTGCGATCACCCGCGCCCTGCTTGGCGATCTCGAAGTGCATTTCGCCTGTCGGATCACCGAGGTCTATCGCGGTGAAGAACACTGGCATCTGCAGGATGCCGAAGGCTTCACCCATGGGCCGTTCAGTCACGTCGTGATCGCCACGCCGGCTCCGCAAGC of the Pseudomonas sp. MAG733B genome contains:
- the hemH gene encoding ferrochelatase gives rise to the protein MTDHALLLVNLGSPASTSVADVRSYLNQFLMDPYVIDLPWPVRRLLVSLILVNRPKQSAHAYASIWWEEGSPLVVLSRRLQQAMTSQWKHGPVELAMRYGEPSIESSLLCLVAAGNKRITLAPLYPQFADSTTTTVIEEARRVVREKKLDVQLSVLQPFYDQPEYLDALVATAKPYLQQDYDHLLLSFHGLPERHLTKLNPGHSFEGGGDCCAGAPPEVVATCYRGQCLRTAKEFAKRMGLPDGKWSVSFQSRLGRAKWIEPYTEARLDELAKNGVKKVLVMCPAFVADCIETLEEIGDRGLEQFREAGGEELVLVPCLNDDPRWAQALSVLCERAPLAL
- a CDS encoding TIGR01777 family oxidoreductase, with product MHILLTGGTGLIGRQLCRHWLSQAHRLTVWSRTPAKVTKVCGAQVRGIARLEDIGQEPVDAIINLAGAPIADRLWTHKRKALLWSSRITLTETLLAWLESREQKPQILISGSAVGWYGDGGERELTEDSPPVIDDFASQLCIAWEETAQRAEALGIRVILIRTGLVLSAEGGFLSRLLLPFKLGLGGPIGNGRQWMPWIHINDQIALIDFLLHRNEAVGPYNACAPKPVRNREFAKTLGSVLHRPAFMPMPAFALKVGLGELSLLLLGGQRAMPARLLQAGFTFQFTDLRAALDDLSSRL